In Primulina eburnea isolate SZY01 chromosome 3, ASM2296580v1, whole genome shotgun sequence, one DNA window encodes the following:
- the LOC140828616 gene encoding probable NOT transcription complex subunit VIP2: MGHIGQIANSIGGFVSADGSSSSSTGLANVHSPAFGFNMSDGDDAASVGVNDLCHQSGYHSSIGDSQDQPGGLNIGNFVDYGATQHQKEHLVQPQQYSMGRSPDFMFDAGAINSHHPLQQNHVSSITGTGFSFPPPGNQDLHFHGSGLFKLKMWRPKKSNKFNSNRVDTNGRTVMTPYSTSFGSSSVVSNESGTGPPLIPTRPPFFPSKPPLVPNKGHTGRISNNIGGFVSGDGSSSSSPALAVVPSPAFGFNLSAPCMVPNHGNSHIGAPMPLPQNQFPDVPGHNFSYMGLLNDSNVDAAANVGVNGLCHLSGYYSSSVGDPQSQPGGLNIGNFVDYGATQHQKEHLVQPQQYSMGRSPDFMFDAGAINSHHPLQQNHVNSITGTGFSFPPPGNQDLHFHGSGQYQHVQQSQPHFYNILRRKEVNPRQGSRLGPDDYGLLGLLKIIKGVNPAKTALAMGVDPHSLVLELNSLEPLHQKFASPWSDEHVKEGPKYHIPDCYISKQPPPLQRSHFKKFHLPMLFYVFYSMPNDQAQLLAANELHDRGWYYHRELRTWFTPVENSAPSVKNVTYEVGCYVCFDPSTWQTVRQDNVVLYYNMIEERPAIPQWG; the protein is encoded by the exons ATGGAGACGATGCTGCTAGTGTTGGTGTCAATGACTTATGCCACCAATCCGGATACCATTCTTCTATTGGTGATTCTCAAGATCAACCAG GAGGTCTGAACATCGGGAATTTCGTTGATTATGGCGCAACACAGCACCAGAAAGAACATTTAGTGCAACCTCAACAATATTCA ATGGGAAGATCTCCGGATTTTATGTTTGATGCCGGTGCCATAAACTCACATCATCCTTTGCAACAAAACCACGTTTCTTCAATAACGGGAACGGGGTTTTCTTTTCCACCGCCAGGCAATCAAGATCTTCATTTTCACGGTTCAGGG TTATTTAAGTTGAAAATGTGGAGACCAAAGAAGTCAAATAAGTTTAATTCAAACCGTGTAGATACCAATGGAAGAACTGTTATGACTCCTTATTCTACTTCATTTGGTTCCTCCAGTGTTGTTTCGAATGAGTCTGGTACTG GGCCGCCTTTGATTCCAACTAGGCCACCTTTTTTTCCAAGTAAGCCACCTTTGGTTCCAAATAAGGGACATACGGGGCGAATTTCCAATAATATTGGTGGTTTTGTTAGTGGAGACGGAAGCAGTTCAAGTTCTCCTGCGTTGGCTGTTGTCCCCAGTCCTGCTTTTGGCTTTAACTTGTCAG CTCCTTGTATGGTCCCCAATCATGGAAATTCTCATATCGGGGCGCCCATGCCACTTCCACAAAACCAATTTCCAGACGTGCCCGGTCATAATTTTAGTTATATGGGATTGCTAAATGACTCAAATGTCGATGCTGCTGCTAATGTTGGTGTCAATGGCTTATGCCACCTATCCGGATACTATTCTTCTTCTGTTGGTGATCCTCAAAGTCAACCAG GTGGTCTGAACATCGGGAATTTCGTTGATTATGGCGCAACACAGCACCAGAAAGAACATTTAGTGCAACCTCAACAATATTCA ATGGGAAGATCTCCGGATTTTATGTTTGATGCCGGTGCCATAAACTCACATCATCCTTTGCAACAAAACCACGTTAATTCAATAACCGGAACGGGGTTTTCTTTTCCACCGCCAGGCAATCAAGATCTTCATTTTCATGGTTCAGGG CAATATCAGCATGTCCAGCAATCTCAACCTCACTTCTATAATATCTTAAGACGCAAAGAAGTTAATCCTCGGCAAGGCTCTCGACTTGGACCTGATGACTATGGCTTGCTTGGtttgttaaaaatcataaaaggCGTCAATCCGGCTAAAACCGCTCTTGCTATGGGAGTTGATCCGCACTCCCTCGTCCTGGAATTGAATTCTCTAGAACCTCTACACCAAAAATTTGCATCTCCATGGTCTGACGAACATGTCAAAGAAGGACCGAAGTATCATATTCCTGACTGCTACATTTCGAAACAGCCTCCTCCATTGCAG CGAAGTCACTTCAAGAAGTTCCATCTACCGATGTTATTTTACGTGTTTTACAG TATGCCAAACGACCAGGCGCAGCTCTTAGCGGCAAACGAACT ACATGATAGAGGGTGGTACTACCACAGAGAGCTCCGCACGTGGTTCACTCCGGTAGAGAACTCAGCGCCTTCCGTAAAGAATGTTACGTATGAAGTAGGCTGCTACGTATGTTTCGACCCTAGTACATGGCAGACTGTAAGACAG GATAACGTCGTACTGTATTACAACATGATCGAGGAAAGGCCGGCAATCCCACAGTGGGGATGA
- the LOC140825188 gene encoding protein HAPLESS 2 isoform X1 gives MKLFVLTTIAIFSLSKYAHATQILSKSTIQKCEKVSESDGLNCTSKIVLDLSVPSESSGREASLVAEIVEAEENSTNHMRTLRVPPVITINKSAAYALYELTYIQDVAYKPQELYVQTRKCEPDAGSHVVQMCERLRDENGHVIENTRPTCCPCGEQRRVPSSCGNFFDKVINGKANTAHCLRFTDDWFHVFGIGQRSVGFSVRIEVKTRSKTSEVIVGPENRAAISGDNFLRVNLVGDYVGYTSIPSFDDFYLVIPRQGGQGQPQNLGSNFSMWMLLERVRFTLDGLECNKIGVAHEAFNAQPDFCAAPYWSCLHNQLWNFWDADQNRINRNQVPLYRVQGRFERINQHPSAGSHEFSIGITEALNTNLLLELRADDIEFVYQRSPGKILGITIPTFEALSQFGTATITTKNIGEVEASYSLTFDCFSGVSQMEEQFFIMKPKEVIIRSFKLYPTTDQAARYACAAILKDSDFKEIDRAECQFTTMATVIENGSQIPFQPPQTSMNGFFESIEELWNKLWAGLQDFITGRSCRRKCSGFFDFICHIQYICISWMLTFGLFLAIFPTAAVLLWLLHQKGLFDPLYDWWDDHVWASEDASDNIWKHDRNVDLSLIHLKKHHRHEKRHHKHDAQKRRRIPGEHCRSSLTGESDYHYHLHHVHKDKHKHGRYKSSRILREAHMGRMEDGGARHQRRRKKDNPWRELENTQGTR, from the exons ATGAAATTATTCGTCCTTACAACGATTGCCATCTTTTCACTATCCAAGTATGCGCATGCTACTCAAATCCTCTCCAAATCAACAATCCAAAAATGCGAAAAGGTCTCTGAATCGGACGGGCTCAACTGCACTTCCAAGATTGTTCTCGATTTATCAGTTCCGAGTGAATCG AGTGGAAGGGAAGCATCGTTGGTGGCGGAGATAGTGGAAGCGGAGGAGAATTCAACCAACCACATGCGTACGCTCCGAGTCCCACCAGTGATAACTATTAACAAGTCTGCAGCTTATGCGCTGTATGAATTAACGTACATACAG GACGTTGCTTACAAGCCCCAAGAGTTATATGTTCAAACACGAAAATGTGAGCCTGATGCTGGATCACATGTTGTCCAAATGTGTGAGAG GTTGCGGGATGAAAATGGTCATGTTATTGAGAATACTCGG CCAACTTGTTGCCCTTGTGGAGAACAGCGCAGGGTTCCATCATCCTGTGGAAACTTTT TTGACAAAGTGATCAATGGAAAAGCAAATACAGCTCATTGCCTTCGATTTACAGATGATTG GTTCCACGTATTTGGAATTGGACAGCGTTCAGTCGGTTTCAGCGTTCGAATTGAAGTCAAGACAAGATCAAAGACATCG GAAGTGATTGTGGGTCCAGAGAATAGGGCAGCAATATCAGGTGATAATTTTTTAAGGGTGAACCTGGTTGGAGATTATGTTGGATATACCAGTATTCCATCATTTGATGACTTCTACCTAGTTATCCCTAGACAG GGTGGTCAAGGGCAACCTCAAAATTTGGGGAGCAATTTTTCCATGTGGATGCTTCTTGAACGAGTCAGGTTTACTCTAGATGGTCTTGAATGTAACAAAATTGGTGTTGCTCATGAGGCTTTCAATGCTCAGCCAGACTTTTGCGCTGCACCATATTGGAGTTGCTTACATAATCAACTGTGGAACTTTTGGGAT GCAGACCAGAATCGAATAAACAGAAATCAGGTTCCACTTTATCGTGTCCAAGGAAGGTTTGAACGGATAAATCAACATCCA AGTGCAGGGAGTCATGAATTTTCCATAGGAATTACTGAAGCTCTAAACACAAATCTTTTGTTGGAATTGAGGGCTGACGACATAGAATTTGTCTATCAAAG GAGCCCGGGGAAAATTTTAGGCATCACCATTCCAACCTTCGAAGCTCTCTCTCAATTTGGAACTGCAACAATTACGACAAAAAATATTGGTGAAGTTGAAGCATCCTACAGCCTCACT TTTGATTGCTTTTCTGGAGTCAGCCAAATGGAG GAACAATTCTTTATAATGAAGCCTAAAGAAGTAATAATTAGATCATTCAAATTGTACCCAACAACTGATCAAGCTGCAAGATACGCATGCGCAG CCATATTGAAAGATTCTGATTTTAAGGAAATTGATAGAGCTGAGTGTCAATTTACAACTATGGCCACTGTTATCGAAAATGGATCTCAG ATTCCATTCCAACCTCCACAAACCAGTATGAATGGCTTCTTTGAATCTATTGAGGAGCTGTGGAACAAGCTATGGGCTGGCTTGCAAGATTTCATCACTGGGAGAAGTTGCAG AAGGAAGTGCTCTGGGTTTTTTGACTTCATCTGCCATATACAGTATATCTGCATTAGTTGGATGTTGACATTCGGTTTGTTTTTAGCAATCTTTCCAACAG CTGCTGTTTTACTCTGGCTTTTACACCAGAAAGGTCTTTTTGACCCTCTATATGACTGGTGGGATGATCATGTATGGGCTTCTGAGGATGCAAGTGACAACATATGGAAGCATGACAGAAATGTCGACCTTTCACTTATCCATTTGAAGAAACATCACAGGCATGAGAAAAGGCACCACAAGCATGATGCTCAAAAGAGGCGGCGCATTCCTGGTGAGCACTGCCGCAGCAGTTTAACCGGGGAAAGTGATTACCACTACCATCTTCACCATGTACACAAGGACAAGCATAAGCATGGAAGATACAAAAGCTCGAGAATATTAAGGGAAGCTCACATGGGCAGGATGGAGGATGGCGGTGCTAGACATcagagaagaagaaagaaagatAACCCCTGGCGAGAACTGGAAAACACCCAGGGCACGAGATGA
- the LOC140825188 gene encoding protein HAPLESS 2 isoform X2: protein MKLFVLTTIAIFSLSKYAHATQILSKSTIQKCEKVSESDGLNCTSKIVLDLSVPSESSGREASLVAEIVEAEENSTNHMRTLRVPPVITINKSAAYALYELTYIQDVAYKPQELYVQTRKCEPDAGSHVVQMCERLRDENGHVIENTRPTCCPCGEQRRVPSSCGNFFDKVINGKANTAHCLRFTDDWFHVFGIGQRSVGFSVRIEVKTRSKTSEVIVGPENRAAISGDNFLRVNLVGDYVGYTSIPSFDDFYLVIPRQADQNRINRNQVPLYRVQGRFERINQHPSAGSHEFSIGITEALNTNLLLELRADDIEFVYQRSPGKILGITIPTFEALSQFGTATITTKNIGEVEASYSLTFDCFSGVSQMEEQFFIMKPKEVIIRSFKLYPTTDQAARYACAAILKDSDFKEIDRAECQFTTMATVIENGSQIPFQPPQTSMNGFFESIEELWNKLWAGLQDFITGRSCRRKCSGFFDFICHIQYICISWMLTFGLFLAIFPTAAVLLWLLHQKGLFDPLYDWWDDHVWASEDASDNIWKHDRNVDLSLIHLKKHHRHEKRHHKHDAQKRRRIPGEHCRSSLTGESDYHYHLHHVHKDKHKHGRYKSSRILREAHMGRMEDGGARHQRRRKKDNPWRELENTQGTR from the exons ATGAAATTATTCGTCCTTACAACGATTGCCATCTTTTCACTATCCAAGTATGCGCATGCTACTCAAATCCTCTCCAAATCAACAATCCAAAAATGCGAAAAGGTCTCTGAATCGGACGGGCTCAACTGCACTTCCAAGATTGTTCTCGATTTATCAGTTCCGAGTGAATCG AGTGGAAGGGAAGCATCGTTGGTGGCGGAGATAGTGGAAGCGGAGGAGAATTCAACCAACCACATGCGTACGCTCCGAGTCCCACCAGTGATAACTATTAACAAGTCTGCAGCTTATGCGCTGTATGAATTAACGTACATACAG GACGTTGCTTACAAGCCCCAAGAGTTATATGTTCAAACACGAAAATGTGAGCCTGATGCTGGATCACATGTTGTCCAAATGTGTGAGAG GTTGCGGGATGAAAATGGTCATGTTATTGAGAATACTCGG CCAACTTGTTGCCCTTGTGGAGAACAGCGCAGGGTTCCATCATCCTGTGGAAACTTTT TTGACAAAGTGATCAATGGAAAAGCAAATACAGCTCATTGCCTTCGATTTACAGATGATTG GTTCCACGTATTTGGAATTGGACAGCGTTCAGTCGGTTTCAGCGTTCGAATTGAAGTCAAGACAAGATCAAAGACATCG GAAGTGATTGTGGGTCCAGAGAATAGGGCAGCAATATCAGGTGATAATTTTTTAAGGGTGAACCTGGTTGGAGATTATGTTGGATATACCAGTATTCCATCATTTGATGACTTCTACCTAGTTATCCCTAGACAG GCAGACCAGAATCGAATAAACAGAAATCAGGTTCCACTTTATCGTGTCCAAGGAAGGTTTGAACGGATAAATCAACATCCA AGTGCAGGGAGTCATGAATTTTCCATAGGAATTACTGAAGCTCTAAACACAAATCTTTTGTTGGAATTGAGGGCTGACGACATAGAATTTGTCTATCAAAG GAGCCCGGGGAAAATTTTAGGCATCACCATTCCAACCTTCGAAGCTCTCTCTCAATTTGGAACTGCAACAATTACGACAAAAAATATTGGTGAAGTTGAAGCATCCTACAGCCTCACT TTTGATTGCTTTTCTGGAGTCAGCCAAATGGAG GAACAATTCTTTATAATGAAGCCTAAAGAAGTAATAATTAGATCATTCAAATTGTACCCAACAACTGATCAAGCTGCAAGATACGCATGCGCAG CCATATTGAAAGATTCTGATTTTAAGGAAATTGATAGAGCTGAGTGTCAATTTACAACTATGGCCACTGTTATCGAAAATGGATCTCAG ATTCCATTCCAACCTCCACAAACCAGTATGAATGGCTTCTTTGAATCTATTGAGGAGCTGTGGAACAAGCTATGGGCTGGCTTGCAAGATTTCATCACTGGGAGAAGTTGCAG AAGGAAGTGCTCTGGGTTTTTTGACTTCATCTGCCATATACAGTATATCTGCATTAGTTGGATGTTGACATTCGGTTTGTTTTTAGCAATCTTTCCAACAG CTGCTGTTTTACTCTGGCTTTTACACCAGAAAGGTCTTTTTGACCCTCTATATGACTGGTGGGATGATCATGTATGGGCTTCTGAGGATGCAAGTGACAACATATGGAAGCATGACAGAAATGTCGACCTTTCACTTATCCATTTGAAGAAACATCACAGGCATGAGAAAAGGCACCACAAGCATGATGCTCAAAAGAGGCGGCGCATTCCTGGTGAGCACTGCCGCAGCAGTTTAACCGGGGAAAGTGATTACCACTACCATCTTCACCATGTACACAAGGACAAGCATAAGCATGGAAGATACAAAAGCTCGAGAATATTAAGGGAAGCTCACATGGGCAGGATGGAGGATGGCGGTGCTAGACATcagagaagaagaaagaaagatAACCCCTGGCGAGAACTGGAAAACACCCAGGGCACGAGATGA
- the LOC140825190 gene encoding cytochrome P450 87A3-like isoform X1, whose amino-acid sequence MFPMIFYIGTLLIIITTTWLYNWKNPRCNGVLPPGSMGWPLLGETLQFFVPNTSFDIPPFVKERMQRYGPIFKTSLVGRPVIVSTDADLNYFIFQQEGKLFQSWYPDTFTEIFGRQNVGSMHGFMYKYLKNMVLNLFGQESLKKMLLEVEQASNSNLKSWSAKTMIDVKEGTAQMIFDLTAKKLISYDSGKSSENLRENFVAFIQGLISFPLNIPGTAYNKCLQGRRKAMKTLKNMLQERKERPRKIRTDFFDYVLDELQREDTVLTEAIALDLMFVLLFASFETTSLALTLAVKFLADHPPVLQKLKEEQESIIKRRENSDSGLTWNSYKSMKFTFQFINETVRMANIVPGIFRKTISETKYKGYTIPAGWAVMVCPPAVHLNPATYNDPLHFNPWRWEASTSKLLYFNLINFMAFGGGMRFCVGTDFTKLQMAVFLHCLVTKYKWEPIKGGDILRTPGLQFPNGYHVQIFEKDA is encoded by the exons ATGTTTCCCATGATATTCTACATTGGAACTTTATTGATCATCATCACTACAACCTGGCTTTACAATTGGAAAAATCCCAGGTGTAATGGAGTCCTCCCACCGGGTTCAATGGGCTGGCCACTCCTTGGGGAGACTCTTCAGTTCTTTGTTCCTAACACATCATTTGATATCCCTCCTTTTGTGAAGGAGAGAATGCAAAG ATATGGACCTATATTCAAGACTAGTTTGGTGGGGCGTCCAGTTATTGTATCTACAGATGCAGATCTTAATTATTTCATCTTTCAACAAGAGGGGAAATTATTTCAAAGCTGGTATCCAGACACTTTTACAGAAATATTCGGTAGACAAAATGTAGGTTCTATGCATGGTTTTATGTACAAGTACCTAAAGAACATGGTGCTGAATCTATTTGGTCAAGAAAGCCTTAAAAAGATGCTTCTGGAGGTTGAACAAGCGTCTAATAGCAACTTAAAGAGTTGGTCAGCAAAGACTATGATTGATGTCAAGGAAGGAACTGCACAG atgatatttgACCTGACTGCAAAAAAGCTCATCAGTTATGACTCCGGAAAGTCTTCTGAAAATCTGAGGGAAAACTTTGTAGCTTTTATACAAGGGTTAATTTCCTTCCCTCTGAACATTCCCGGAACAGCCTACAACAAATGCTTGCAG GGAAGACGGAAGGCAATGAAGACGCTGAAAAATATGCtacaagaaagaaaagaaaggcCAAGAAAAATTCGAACAGATTTCTTTGATTATGTCTTGGATGAACTTCAACGAGAGGATACGGTACTCACGGAGGCGATTGCTCTAGATTTGATGTTTGTTTTGCTTTTTGCCAGCTTTGAAACTACCTCCCTGGCACTCACTCTTGCCGTTAAATTTCTTGCTGACCATCCACCGGTGTTACAAAAATTGAAG GAAGAACAAGAATCAATAATTAAAAGGAGGGAAAATTCAGATTCCGGACTAACATGGAATtcgtataaatcaatgaaattcACATTTCAG TTCATCAATGAAACCGTAAGGATGGCCAACATAGTCCcaggaattttcagaaaaacaatAAGCGAAACCAAATATAAGG GATATACGATTCCCGCTGGTTGGGCTGTTATGGTATGTCCTCCGGCAGTGCACTTGAACCCAGCAACATATAATGATCCCCTTCACTTCAATCCATGGAGATGGGAGGCAAGTACTTCCAAATTATTATACTTCAATTTGAT AAACTTCATGGCCTTTGGAGGTGGTATGAGATTTTGTGTTGGCACAGATTTCACCAAGCTGCAGATGGCCGTCTTTCTCCATTGCTTGGTCACAAAGTACAA GTGGGAACCAATCAAAGGAGGAGACATTCTTAGAACTCCTGGTCTACAATTTCCAAATGGATATCACGTCCAAATCTTCGAAAAGGATGCATAG
- the LOC140825190 gene encoding cytochrome P450 87A3-like isoform X2 has product MFPMIFYIGTLLIIITTTWLYNWKNPRCNGVLPPGSMGWPLLGETLQFFVPNTSFDIPPFVKERMQRYGPIFKTSLVGRPVIVSTDADLNYFIFQQEGKLFQSWYPDTFTEIFGRQNVGSMHGFMYKYLKNMVLNLFGQESLKKMLLEVEQASNSNLKSWSAKTMIDVKEGTAQMIFDLTAKKLISYDSGKSSENLRENFVAFIQGLISFPLNIPGTAYNKCLQGRRKAMKTLKNMLQERKERPRKIRTDFFDYVLDELQREDTVLTEAIALDLMFVLLFASFETTSLALTLAVKFLADHPPVLQKLKEEQESIIKRRENSDSGLTWNSYKSMKFTFQFINETVRMANIVPGIFRKTISETKYKGYTIPAGWAVMVCPPAVHLNPATYNDPLHFNPWRWEGIDTNDASRNFMAFGGGMRFCVGTDFTKLQMAVFLHCLVTKYKWEPIKGGDILRTPGLQFPNGYHVQIFEKDA; this is encoded by the exons ATGTTTCCCATGATATTCTACATTGGAACTTTATTGATCATCATCACTACAACCTGGCTTTACAATTGGAAAAATCCCAGGTGTAATGGAGTCCTCCCACCGGGTTCAATGGGCTGGCCACTCCTTGGGGAGACTCTTCAGTTCTTTGTTCCTAACACATCATTTGATATCCCTCCTTTTGTGAAGGAGAGAATGCAAAG ATATGGACCTATATTCAAGACTAGTTTGGTGGGGCGTCCAGTTATTGTATCTACAGATGCAGATCTTAATTATTTCATCTTTCAACAAGAGGGGAAATTATTTCAAAGCTGGTATCCAGACACTTTTACAGAAATATTCGGTAGACAAAATGTAGGTTCTATGCATGGTTTTATGTACAAGTACCTAAAGAACATGGTGCTGAATCTATTTGGTCAAGAAAGCCTTAAAAAGATGCTTCTGGAGGTTGAACAAGCGTCTAATAGCAACTTAAAGAGTTGGTCAGCAAAGACTATGATTGATGTCAAGGAAGGAACTGCACAG atgatatttgACCTGACTGCAAAAAAGCTCATCAGTTATGACTCCGGAAAGTCTTCTGAAAATCTGAGGGAAAACTTTGTAGCTTTTATACAAGGGTTAATTTCCTTCCCTCTGAACATTCCCGGAACAGCCTACAACAAATGCTTGCAG GGAAGACGGAAGGCAATGAAGACGCTGAAAAATATGCtacaagaaagaaaagaaaggcCAAGAAAAATTCGAACAGATTTCTTTGATTATGTCTTGGATGAACTTCAACGAGAGGATACGGTACTCACGGAGGCGATTGCTCTAGATTTGATGTTTGTTTTGCTTTTTGCCAGCTTTGAAACTACCTCCCTGGCACTCACTCTTGCCGTTAAATTTCTTGCTGACCATCCACCGGTGTTACAAAAATTGAAG GAAGAACAAGAATCAATAATTAAAAGGAGGGAAAATTCAGATTCCGGACTAACATGGAATtcgtataaatcaatgaaattcACATTTCAG TTCATCAATGAAACCGTAAGGATGGCCAACATAGTCCcaggaattttcagaaaaacaatAAGCGAAACCAAATATAAGG GATATACGATTCCCGCTGGTTGGGCTGTTATGGTATGTCCTCCGGCAGTGCACTTGAACCCAGCAACATATAATGATCCCCTTCACTTCAATCCATGGAGATGGGAG GGAATAGACACGAATGACGCATCAAGAAACTTCATGGCCTTTGGAGGTGGTATGAGATTTTGTGTTGGCACAGATTTCACCAAGCTGCAGATGGCCGTCTTTCTCCATTGCTTGGTCACAAAGTACAA GTGGGAACCAATCAAAGGAGGAGACATTCTTAGAACTCCTGGTCTACAATTTCCAAATGGATATCACGTCCAAATCTTCGAAAAGGATGCATAG
- the LOC140825191 gene encoding F-box protein PP2-A13-like gives MGLCLSFLARRGSSAARFPPRTGLGDLPESCVASVLLYLDPPQICQLAMLNRATRMASYADFVWESKLPSNYEAVVARVFEKDDVLSRNLCKRDVYSRLCRPNSFDGGTKKVWLDKTVGKTCISIPSNELMITGIDDRRYWTRIQTEESRFSSVAYLQQIWWFQVDGELDFPFPAGSYSLFFRVHLGRSHKRFGRRICNSEHVHGWDKKPVRFQVSTSDGQQATKQCYLKDPGKWNHYLAGDFVVAANSCGSTKIKFSMTQIDCTHPKGGLCVDSVLIYPVESQERLHLS, from the exons ATGGGTTTATGTTTGTCGTTCTTGGCCCGGAGAGGAAGCTCTGCCGCCAGGTTTCCACCGAGAACAGGGCTGGGGGACTTGCCGGAGAGCTGCGTGGCGTCGGTGCTTCTGTACCTGGACCCTCCGCAGATATGTCAGCTCGCAATGTTGAACCGAGCCACGAGAATGGCGTCTTATGCGGATTTCGTTTGGGAATCTAAGTTGCCTTCGAATTACGAAGCTGTTGTTGCCAGGGTGTTTGAGAAAGATGATGTCTTGTCTCGAAATTTGTGTAAAAGGGATGTTTATTCAAGGCTTTGCAGGCCAAATTCTTTTGATGGTGGCACCAAG AAAGTTTGGTTGGATAAGACTGTTGGGAAGACTTGTATATCAATACCGTCGAATGAATTGATGATAACAGGGATCGACGACAGGAGATACTGGACTCGAATTCAAACCGAAGAATCAAG GTTCTCATCAGTTGCATACCTGCAGCAAATATGGTGGTTCCAAGTCGACGGCGAGCTTGATTTCCCATTTCCGGCAGGTTCCTACAGCCTCTTTTTCAGAGTGCATTTGGGACGATCCCATAAAAGATTCGGTCGGCGCATTTGTAACTCCGAGCATGTCCATGGTTGGGACAAGAAGCCGGTCCGATTCCAGGTTTCAACTTCGGATGGTCAGCAAGCTACAAAGCAATGCTACTTGAAGGATCCCGGGAAATGGAATCATTATCTCGCCGGGGATTTTGTTGTGGCTGCCAATTCTTGCGGATCGACCAAGATCAAATTCTCGATGACACAAATCGATTGCACACACCCTAAAGGTGGTCTTTGTGTAGATTCTGTGCTGATATATCCTGTTGAGAGTCAAGAAAGGTTACATCTTTCTTAA